The following proteins come from a genomic window of Paenibacillus wynnii:
- a CDS encoding ABC transporter permease, whose protein sequence is MLLPALIFFLLNAYFPMIGVYYAFTQFDFNSSLFNAPFVGLRNFEFLWKSGTLLRLTLNTIGYNLAFIFLGNVLAIVCAILLSELRIKWFKKLTQSIMFLPYFVSFVILSVIVYNVFNYENGFLNTLLAQFGADPVDVYNKPVVWIFLIILFYLWKNLGYSMVIYLASITGISEEYYEAAKIDGAHIFQRIWYITVPMLKSTFVVLLLFSLGSIMKGQFDLFYQLIGNNGVLYNTTDILDTYVFRSLKVTFDIGMATAAGLYQSLFGFVLIMTVNYIIRKINDDYALF, encoded by the coding sequence ATGCTGTTACCGGCACTAATTTTCTTTTTGTTGAATGCGTACTTCCCGATGATTGGAGTGTATTATGCCTTCACGCAGTTTGATTTCAATTCAAGTTTATTTAATGCTCCATTTGTGGGATTACGGAACTTCGAATTTTTATGGAAGTCGGGTACTTTATTGAGGCTTACCTTAAATACAATCGGGTACAATTTGGCATTTATCTTTCTGGGTAACGTCCTGGCTATCGTATGCGCTATTTTGCTCAGTGAGCTGCGTATTAAATGGTTTAAGAAATTGACCCAGTCCATCATGTTTCTTCCGTACTTTGTATCTTTCGTTATTCTAAGCGTTATTGTCTATAATGTTTTCAATTATGAGAACGGTTTCCTTAATACGTTACTGGCACAATTCGGTGCCGATCCTGTGGATGTCTACAATAAGCCTGTCGTTTGGATTTTCCTGATTATTCTATTTTACTTGTGGAAGAACTTAGGTTACAGCATGGTTATATACCTTGCTTCCATTACAGGCATCAGTGAAGAATATTATGAAGCAGCCAAAATTGATGGTGCGCATATATTTCAGCGGATATGGTACATCACGGTTCCAATGCTAAAATCCACTTTTGTTGTTCTTCTTCTTTTCTCTCTGGGCAGTATTATGAAAGGTCAGTTTGACCTATTTTACCAATTGATTGGCAACAACGGTGTTCTTTACAATACAACCGATATTCTCGACACCTATGTATTCCGTTCTCTTAAAGTTACCTTTGATATCGGTATGGCTACTGCAGCGGGTCTATATCAATCACTTTTCGGGTTTGTTCTGATTATGACGGTGAACTATATTATCCGCAAAATAAATGATGACTACGCTCTGTTCTAG